A genome region from Nocardia sp. NBC_01730 includes the following:
- a CDS encoding penicillin-binding protein: protein MPITHTLARLAGSCALAAVLVAGLLFPLAGGFGFVSNRAADAVDNVSAELVEGTVPAVSTMVDAAGNPIAWLYEQRRFEVPSDKISNDMKLAIVSIEDRRFAEHEGVDWQGTLRAFLTNTSSGEVQQGASTLDQQYVKNFQLLVVAKTDAERRAAIETTPARKIREIRMALTLDRELTKDEILTRYLNLVPFGNSSYGIQDAAQTYFGVDASELNIWQAAMLAGMVQSSSKLNPYTNADGVLARRNTVLDTLIQNIPSRANEFREAKTKPLGVLPEPKGLPRGCIAANDRGFFCDYALQYLANAGISRDQIDKGGYRIKTTLDPAVQDSVKRSVAEAANPNLDDIAQVMSVVAPGPDSHPVLAMASSRTYGLNRDASETVQPQPYSLVGDGAGSIFKLFTTAAAMEKGLGIDAELDVPGRFEAKGMGNGGARGCPPATYCVENAGKYKSPMSVTEALATSPNTAFVKLIQAVGVTPTVDMAIRLGMRTYTEAGTSGHGNQSLADMVKDQNLGSFTLGPVAINPLELSNVAATLGSGGRWCPPNPIKDVVDRQGRQVPLTQQACEQVVEPGLANTLANAMSKDDISGTAAGAARSAGWNFPLSGKTGTTESHRSSAFLGFTNSLAAAAYIYGDSPTPGEICSFPLHSCGDGNLFGGNEPARTWFNAIKPVVPLFPTPGLPPLDDKYVRGSNNAQVPDVAGKTQGEATSALVAAGFQVTSVTGAGSQPKGTVMGTAPNGSAIPGSVITLYISDGTVREAPPPGPPPGPPPGPPGLPIPRLPPIPIPIPIPR from the coding sequence GTGCCGATCACACATACGCTCGCGAGGCTGGCCGGCAGCTGCGCGCTGGCCGCCGTGCTCGTCGCCGGGTTGTTGTTCCCGCTCGCGGGCGGTTTCGGATTCGTATCCAACCGCGCCGCCGACGCCGTCGACAACGTCTCCGCGGAATTGGTGGAAGGAACGGTGCCCGCAGTCTCGACCATGGTCGACGCGGCGGGCAATCCGATCGCCTGGCTGTACGAGCAGCGCCGGTTCGAGGTCCCCAGCGACAAGATCTCCAACGACATGAAGCTGGCGATCGTGTCCATCGAGGACCGACGTTTCGCCGAACACGAGGGCGTGGACTGGCAGGGCACGCTACGCGCGTTCCTTACCAACACCAGCAGCGGCGAGGTCCAGCAGGGCGCGTCGACGCTGGATCAGCAATATGTGAAGAACTTCCAGCTGCTCGTGGTCGCCAAGACCGACGCCGAGCGCCGCGCCGCCATCGAGACCACCCCGGCCCGCAAGATCCGTGAGATCCGGATGGCGCTCACGCTGGACCGGGAGCTGACCAAAGACGAGATCCTTACCCGGTACCTCAACCTCGTCCCGTTCGGTAATTCCTCCTACGGCATCCAGGACGCCGCGCAGACCTACTTCGGCGTCGACGCGTCCGAGCTGAACATCTGGCAGGCCGCGATGCTGGCGGGCATGGTGCAGAGTTCCTCGAAGCTCAACCCCTACACCAATGCCGACGGCGTGCTGGCCCGGCGCAACACGGTGCTGGACACCCTGATCCAGAACATCCCGAGCCGCGCCAACGAGTTCCGCGAGGCCAAGACCAAGCCGCTGGGGGTGCTTCCGGAGCCCAAAGGCCTGCCACGGGGCTGCATCGCGGCCAACGACCGCGGCTTCTTCTGCGACTACGCGCTGCAGTACCTCGCGAACGCGGGTATCAGCCGCGACCAGATCGATAAGGGTGGCTATCGCATCAAGACCACCCTCGACCCAGCCGTACAGGACTCGGTGAAGCGGTCGGTGGCCGAGGCGGCCAACCCGAACCTCGATGACATCGCACAGGTCATGTCCGTGGTCGCGCCGGGGCCGGACTCCCACCCGGTGCTCGCGATGGCAAGCAGTCGCACCTACGGCCTGAACCGGGACGCGAGCGAGACCGTGCAGCCCCAGCCGTACTCGCTGGTCGGTGACGGCGCCGGCTCGATCTTCAAGCTCTTCACGACCGCCGCGGCCATGGAGAAGGGCCTCGGCATCGACGCCGAACTCGACGTGCCCGGCCGGTTCGAGGCCAAGGGTATGGGTAACGGTGGTGCGCGCGGCTGCCCGCCTGCCACTTATTGCGTCGAGAACGCGGGCAAGTACAAGTCGCCGATGTCGGTGACGGAGGCGCTGGCCACCTCACCGAACACCGCCTTCGTCAAGCTTATCCAGGCGGTCGGAGTCACCCCGACCGTCGACATGGCCATCCGCCTCGGTATGCGCACTTACACCGAGGCGGGCACGTCCGGCCACGGCAACCAAAGCCTGGCCGACATGGTCAAGGACCAGAATCTCGGCTCCTTCACCCTCGGCCCGGTCGCGATCAACCCGCTCGAGCTGTCCAATGTCGCCGCGACACTAGGCTCCGGCGGCCGGTGGTGCCCGCCGAACCCGATCAAGGATGTCGTGGACCGCCAGGGCAGGCAGGTGCCGCTGACCCAGCAGGCGTGCGAGCAGGTCGTCGAGCCAGGTCTGGCGAACACCCTGGCCAACGCGATGAGCAAGGACGACATCAGCGGCACCGCCGCGGGTGCGGCTCGATCGGCGGGCTGGAACTTCCCGCTCTCCGGCAAGACGGGCACCACCGAGAGCCACCGTTCGTCGGCCTTCCTCGGATTCACCAACTCGCTGGCCGCCGCGGCCTACATCTACGGCGACAGCCCGACGCCCGGCGAGATCTGCTCGTTCCCGCTGCACAGTTGCGGCGACGGCAACCTGTTCGGCGGTAACGAACCGGCGCGCACCTGGTTCAACGCGATCAAGCCGGTGGTACCCCTGTTCCCGACGCCCGGGCTGCCACCGCTGGACGACAAGTACGTGCGCGGCTCGAACAACGCCCAGGTGCCAGACGTCGCAGGCAAGACCCAGGGCGAGGCCACCTCCGCGCTGGTCGCCGCCGGCTTTCAGGTGACGTCGGTGACCGGCGCCGGGTCGCAGCCGAAGGGCACCGTGATGGGGACCGCGCCGAACGGCTCGGCGATCCCCGGTTCGGTGATCACGCTCTACATCAGTGACGGCACCGTGCGGGAAGCCCCGCCGCCCGGGCCACCACCGGGGCCGCCACCGGGGCCGCCCGGCCTGCCGATACCGCGGCTGCCACCGATCCCGATTCCGATCCCGATCCCGCGCTGA
- a CDS encoding WhiB family transcriptional regulator: MHMTTPIARLDVEQAEARIAWVAQARCKEVDPDQLFVRGAAQRKAATICRHCPVLMQCGADALDNRVEFGVWGGMTERQRRALLKQHPEVTSWADFFQAQRQHQVAM; encoded by the coding sequence ATGCACATGACAACCCCCATCGCTCGATTGGACGTGGAGCAGGCCGAAGCAAGAATCGCCTGGGTAGCCCAGGCCCGATGCAAAGAAGTAGATCCCGATCAGCTGTTCGTCCGCGGTGCGGCGCAGCGCAAAGCGGCGACGATCTGCAGGCACTGCCCGGTGCTCATGCAGTGTGGTGCCGACGCTCTCGACAATCGTGTCGAGTTCGGCGTGTGGGGCGGCATGACCGAACGACAGCGCCGCGCGCTGCTGAAGCAGCATCCGGAGGTGACATCCTGGGCCGATTTCTTCCAGGCCCAGCGCCAGCATCAGGTGGCGATGTAG
- a CDS encoding ArsA family ATPase: protein MSTPIPSVAAPLDMSKILADPSARVVVCCGSGGVGKTTTAAAIALRAAEQGRKVVVLTIDPARRLAQSLGVAELDNSPQRVALGPEAKGELHAMMLNMRRTFDDMVLEHTSPEKAEQIFANPFYQTVASSFGGTQEYMAMEKLGQLAHQREWDLIVVDTPPSRNALDFLDAPKRLNNFLNGRMIRVIMAPGRGVTRLVTGAMSLAVRAVSTIVGGQMLKDASNFLQSLDSLFGGFQDRADRTYAMLSKPGTHFLVVAAPEPDALREASFFVDRLSTERMPLAGLVLNRTHPALSSLSADHALTAADQLEESDPLTAAVLRVHARRVATDKREQHLLSRFTGAHPRVPIVTVTTLPFEVSDLDALRAVGDQLTRTVQVTV, encoded by the coding sequence ATGAGCACGCCGATCCCGTCCGTGGCGGCCCCGCTGGACATGTCGAAGATCCTCGCCGACCCGTCGGCGCGCGTGGTGGTCTGCTGTGGCTCCGGCGGCGTCGGGAAGACGACCACCGCCGCCGCGATCGCGTTGCGCGCGGCCGAGCAGGGGCGCAAGGTCGTGGTGCTCACCATCGACCCGGCTCGCCGACTGGCCCAGTCGCTCGGCGTCGCCGAGCTGGACAACAGCCCGCAGCGGGTAGCACTTGGCCCGGAAGCCAAGGGCGAGCTACACGCGATGATGCTCAACATGCGTCGCACGTTCGACGACATGGTGCTCGAGCACACCAGCCCGGAGAAGGCGGAGCAGATCTTCGCCAACCCCTTCTATCAGACCGTCGCGTCGTCCTTCGGGGGCACGCAGGAGTACATGGCCATGGAGAAGCTGGGCCAGCTGGCCCACCAGCGCGAGTGGGACCTGATCGTGGTGGACACCCCGCCCTCGCGTAACGCCCTCGACTTCCTGGACGCGCCGAAGCGGCTGAACAACTTCCTCAACGGCCGCATGATCCGGGTGATCATGGCGCCGGGCCGCGGCGTCACCCGGCTGGTGACCGGTGCGATGAGCCTGGCCGTGCGCGCGGTGTCCACCATCGTCGGCGGGCAGATGCTCAAGGACGCGTCGAACTTCCTACAGTCGCTGGATTCTCTGTTCGGTGGCTTCCAGGACCGCGCCGACCGCACCTACGCGATGCTGTCGAAGCCCGGCACACACTTCCTGGTGGTCGCGGCGCCGGAACCGGACGCTCTGCGCGAAGCCTCGTTCTTCGTCGATCGGCTCTCCACCGAGCGCATGCCGCTGGCCGGGCTGGTGCTGAACCGGACACATCCGGCGCTCAGCTCGCTGTCGGCCGATCACGCGCTGACTGCCGCCGACCAGCTCGAGGAGTCCGATCCACTCACCGCGGCGGTGCTGCGCGTCCATGCGCGCCGGGTTGCCACCGACAAGCGGGAACAGCACCTGCTATCCCGCTTCACCGGCGCGCATCCCCGCGTACCGATCGTCACGGTGACCACGCTTCCGTTCGAGGTGTCCGATCTCGACGCACTGCGCGCCGTCGGCGATCAGCTCACCCGCACCGTCCAGGTAACCGTCTGA
- a CDS encoding ArsA family ATPase, which yields MPLSAEPGLDTGWPKRAEEARLHYVSGKGGTGKSTVAAALALALAAGGRRVLLVEVESRQSIAQLFDLPPLPPTETRIATADGGGEVAALALDIEHAFLEYLDMFYNLGFAGRAMRRMGAIDFVTTIAPGLRDVILTGKIKECAVRVDKSGKRVYDEIVVDAPPTGRIASFLDVTQAMVEVAKGGPIASQAEGVSKLLHSDQTMIHLVTLLEALPVQETADAVAELTAADLRIGTVVVNRATEGQLPPDLRARAAQGDLDSDAIRAGLGSAGITLSDNDFQGLITEAVEHSATLQAQDDSAAELAKVDVNRLYLPALADGMDLGGIYELAEHLSAQGVR from the coding sequence GTGCCACTTTCGGCGGAGCCGGGGCTGGACACAGGGTGGCCGAAGCGCGCGGAAGAGGCCCGCTTGCACTACGTCTCCGGCAAAGGGGGCACGGGCAAGTCGACGGTGGCCGCGGCGTTGGCACTCGCGCTCGCCGCGGGGGGCCGCCGGGTGTTGTTGGTGGAGGTGGAAAGCAGGCAGTCGATCGCGCAGCTGTTCGATCTGCCGCCGCTGCCGCCGACCGAGACCAGGATCGCCACCGCCGATGGTGGTGGCGAGGTGGCCGCGCTGGCATTGGATATCGAGCACGCCTTCCTCGAATACCTCGACATGTTCTACAACCTGGGCTTCGCGGGCCGGGCGATGCGCAGGATGGGCGCCATCGATTTCGTCACAACGATCGCGCCCGGTCTTCGCGACGTCATCCTGACCGGCAAGATCAAAGAATGCGCGGTCCGCGTGGACAAGTCCGGCAAGCGGGTCTACGACGAAATCGTGGTCGACGCGCCGCCGACCGGCCGGATCGCAAGCTTCCTCGACGTCACCCAGGCCATGGTCGAGGTGGCCAAGGGCGGGCCGATCGCCTCGCAGGCCGAGGGCGTTTCGAAGCTGCTGCACTCGGATCAGACCATGATTCACCTGGTCACACTGCTGGAGGCGCTGCCGGTGCAGGAAACCGCCGACGCCGTGGCTGAGCTGACGGCCGCCGACCTGCGCATCGGCACGGTGGTCGTGAATCGCGCGACCGAGGGCCAGCTGCCGCCCGACCTGCGCGCACGGGCCGCGCAGGGTGATCTCGACTCCGACGCCATCCGCGCCGGCCTGGGCTCCGCAGGAATCACATTGTCGGACAATGATTTCCAGGGCTTGATCACCGAAGCCGTGGAACACTCGGCCACTTTGCAGGCACAGGACGACAGCGCGGCGGAACTGGCCAAGGTCGACGTGAACCGGCTCTACCTGCCCGCTCTCGCGGACGGGATGGACCTGGGCGGAATCTACGAACTAGCCGAGCATCTCAGCGCGCAGGGAGTCCGATGA
- a CDS encoding DUF4177 domain-containing protein, translated as MSDATLWEYATVPLLTHATKQILDQWGADGWELVTVLPGPTGEQHVAYLKRPK; from the coding sequence ATGAGTGATGCGACCTTGTGGGAGTACGCGACCGTGCCGCTGCTGACGCACGCGACCAAGCAGATTCTCGACCAGTGGGGTGCCGACGGCTGGGAGCTGGTCACCGTCCTGCCCGGCCCGACCGGCGAACAGCACGTCGCCTACCTCAAGCGGCCCAAGTAG